One window of the Fibrobacter sp. UBA4297 genome contains the following:
- a CDS encoding 3-phosphoshikimate 1-carboxyvinyltransferase, producing MEFLMNPDRERMNLTLVMALLVNGRTVLENFAWASGSEKYAEALKDFGLTYELQGHQLVLNGKGFQYSIPTMLPFKFGEADNVMLWTLASKDDEQLYTFAAEVDEAGIARVNTAKETLQKYFKIKVQKDEPAKFVFNFLRDELNVKKDSLGNVSSVMRNRLLLRALIRNDYLNFEEKSTVHDQWTKMLIYFGAAVKYEGRGMEQLSEFERRLMIAQGKKIERTQFTELSETKVITAREYYVPGDTTEATAFAVLATVGNMPKDNVIKLLNVDLNSSRAGALTCLKRMGANVETVSRREKYGDVFGDVEIKPLASGKRLQGRRFSEDVIATALEEYPLLAVAACYGEGETILRVPKEVRKEMRPKNEFLAVNLRKTGAEVGVYDDGLVIRGLETIVNGSDFDGGDSAQMGLALSVLSLALQNDEPVENMDKVEAMFPGVVEKLKNVLVAENAEKKEQNV from the coding sequence ATGGAATTCTTGATGAATCCCGACCGTGAACGGATGAATTTGACGTTGGTGATGGCTCTTTTGGTGAATGGCCGCACCGTTTTGGAAAATTTTGCCTGGGCAAGTGGTAGTGAAAAGTATGCCGAGGCGCTGAAAGATTTTGGTCTCACTTACGAATTGCAAGGGCATCAGCTTGTCTTGAATGGCAAGGGGTTCCAGTACTCTATTCCGACCATGCTTCCGTTCAAGTTTGGCGAAGCCGATAACGTGATGCTTTGGACGCTTGCGAGCAAGGACGATGAGCAACTTTACACGTTTGCCGCCGAAGTTGATGAAGCGGGAATTGCCCGCGTGAATACAGCGAAGGAAACGCTCCAGAAATATTTCAAGATCAAGGTGCAAAAAGACGAACCGGCTAAGTTTGTCTTTAACTTTTTGCGCGATGAACTGAACGTCAAGAAGGATTCTCTCGGGAATGTTTCTTCGGTGATGCGCAACAGGCTTTTGCTCCGTGCGCTTATCCGCAATGACTATTTGAATTTTGAAGAAAAGTCTACGGTGCATGACCAGTGGACGAAAATGCTCATTTACTTTGGTGCGGCTGTGAAATATGAAGGCCGTGGCATGGAACAGTTGAGCGAATTTGAACGCCGCTTGATGATTGCACAGGGCAAGAAGATTGAACGTACGCAGTTTACGGAACTTTCGGAAACGAAGGTGATTACCGCGCGTGAATACTATGTGCCGGGCGATACGACGGAAGCGACTGCATTTGCGGTACTCGCAACTGTCGGGAACATGCCGAAGGACAACGTCATCAAGCTTTTGAACGTAGACTTGAACAGCAGCCGTGCGGGTGCGCTCACATGCCTCAAGCGCATGGGTGCTAACGTTGAAACGGTGAGCCGTCGTGAAAAGTATGGTGATGTTTTTGGCGATGTTGAAATCAAGCCGCTTGCTTCTGGAAAGCGTTTGCAGGGCCGCCGCTTTAGCGAAGACGTGATTGCGACCGCGCTCGAAGAATACCCGCTGTTGGCTGTGGCGGCTTGCTACGGCGAAGGCGAAACGATTTTGCGTGTACCTAAGGAAGTCCGCAAGGAAATGCGCCCCAAGAATGAATTTTTGGCGGTGAACTTGCGCAAGACGGGGGCCGAAGTTGGCGTGTACGACGATGGCCTTGTGATTCGCGGCCTTGAAACGATTGTGAACGGTAGCGATTTTGACGGTGGCGATTCGGCGCAGATGGGACTTGCCTTGAGCGTGTTGTCGCTTGCGCTCCAGAACGATGAACCGGTCGAGAATATGGACAAAGTCGAAGCGATGTTCCCGGGGGTTGTCGAAAAGCTCAAGAATGTGCTTGTGGCGGAAAACGCCGAGAAGAAGGAACAAAATGTTTAG
- a CDS encoding pseudouridine synthase, which yields MPRKHQGISRQVNRNCAKPASGATKAKAHGVARVISKRGFCSRSQAENLVREGRVSLRGKIVRDPDTPARENDEICVDGKHVKASEFVYFMMNKPRGYVTTASDEKGRATVMDLFREQYAKMFPGKAVPHISPVGRLDAASEGLLLFTNDTRWADDLLKRKDDKCIERASRTSSLEHDQIPHTKIYRVQVNGHPTAEELSQMEKGFNVPPRVFGEPEEFMHAVSAKLYSAGEKNCWLEITLDEGKNREIRRMLAKLGYEVLRLVRIKFCNYELGDLKQGEIKQLNSPRP from the coding sequence ATGCCTCGAAAACATCAAGGCATATCTCGGCAAGTAAACCGAAACTGCGCAAAGCCCGCGTCTGGCGCAACTAAAGCCAAAGCTCACGGCGTTGCCCGTGTGATTTCTAAGCGCGGTTTTTGCAGCAGAAGCCAAGCAGAAAACCTGGTCCGCGAGGGCCGGGTTTCTTTGCGTGGTAAAATCGTCCGCGATCCGGACACTCCCGCTCGCGAAAATGACGAGATTTGCGTTGACGGAAAGCATGTAAAAGCAAGCGAGTTCGTTTACTTTATGATGAACAAGCCTCGTGGTTACGTCACTACGGCAAGCGACGAAAAAGGGCGCGCAACCGTCATGGACCTTTTCCGTGAACAATACGCCAAGATGTTCCCCGGCAAGGCTGTGCCGCATATATCGCCCGTCGGCAGACTCGATGCCGCCAGCGAAGGGCTATTGTTATTTACAAACGATACGCGATGGGCAGACGATTTATTAAAGAGGAAAGACGACAAATGCATAGAACGAGCGTCGCGGACAAGCTCGCTTGAACATGACCAAATTCCGCACACCAAAATCTACCGGGTGCAGGTTAACGGGCACCCCACCGCCGAAGAACTTTCGCAAATGGAAAAAGGCTTCAACGTCCCACCCCGCGTTTTTGGCGAACCCGAAGAATTCATGCACGCCGTCAGCGCCAAACTTTACAGCGCAGGCGAAAAGAACTGTTGGTTAGAAATCACCTTGGACGAAGGCAAGAATCGAGAAATCCGTCGTATGCTCGCGAAGCTCGGCTACGAAGTTTTACGCCTTGTGCGCATCAAGTTCTGCAATTACGAATTGGGCGATTTAAAGCAGGGCGAAATTAAACAACTCAACTCGCCGCGCCCATAG
- a CDS encoding NAD(+)/NADH kinase — translation MNKSFSSIGIVGFKDKSADLACALKQITSWALEHPQVKFYALDSLKELVKKPIRVVKESALQKTDLLLAIGGDGTVLTAAHMALGHNIPILGVNAGRVGFLAESRVEGLTKTLDSLLAGDFSTRERMMIEAAVYHGRKCIAKQTVLNEVHVRAHAPERMVNVNVAYNDTCLTEYWADSILVSTPTGSTAYNLAAGGPIIHPSTPAVVLTPVAPSSLSVRPLVLSLTDKKLRMASAVNCSLDLVFDGRITLEMKPDEYVMLSESKLVTTFIRMRHTGFVGALREKLGWTGKPRSA, via the coding sequence ATGAACAAGTCTTTCAGCAGCATTGGAATTGTCGGGTTCAAGGACAAGAGTGCCGATTTGGCATGTGCCTTGAAGCAGATTACTTCTTGGGCGCTTGAACACCCGCAGGTGAAATTTTATGCGCTCGATTCCCTCAAGGAACTCGTGAAAAAGCCGATTCGCGTGGTGAAAGAATCCGCGCTGCAGAAGACCGATTTGCTGCTTGCGATTGGCGGTGATGGCACTGTGCTGACGGCTGCGCATATGGCGCTTGGTCATAACATCCCGATTCTCGGCGTGAATGCCGGGCGCGTGGGTTTTTTGGCGGAATCGCGTGTGGAAGGCTTGACCAAGACGCTCGATAGCTTGCTTGCTGGCGACTTCTCGACTCGCGAACGCATGATGATCGAGGCTGCGGTTTATCACGGCAGAAAGTGCATTGCAAAGCAGACTGTTCTGAATGAAGTCCACGTGCGCGCGCACGCTCCGGAACGCATGGTGAACGTCAACGTGGCTTATAACGATACGTGTCTGACGGAATACTGGGCGGATTCGATTCTCGTTTCGACGCCGACGGGTTCAACGGCTTACAATTTGGCGGCTGGCGGCCCGATTATCCATCCTTCGACGCCTGCAGTGGTGCTCACGCCTGTGGCTCCGAGTAGTCTCTCGGTGCGTCCGCTTGTGCTTTCTCTGACGGATAAAAAGTTGCGAATGGCGTCTGCGGTGAATTGCTCGCTGGACCTCGTTTTTGACGGGCGCATCACGCTTGAAATGAAACCGGATGAATACGTGATGTTGTCTGAAAGTAAACTTGTGACGACGTTTATTCGTATGCGTCACACGGGCTTTGTAGGCGCTCTTCGCGAAAAACTTGGTTGGACGGGTAAACCGCGCTCGGCTTAA
- the hisC gene encoding histidinol-phosphate transaminase — protein sequence MDINQLAQQHILKQPLYVTGKPIAYTAREFGLNPKDIDKLASNENPFGPSPKGMAEARKALEEVNLYPDGGSYDLIGKIAEFRGVNRDQIAVGNGSNELLDMIAQVFLGPGTEAVMGNHSFAVYKLATMAMNAKIVEVDMPAPGYNYNLKAMRDAVNEKTRIVFLANPNNPTGSDLTAKEILDFADSLPETCVLVMDEAYTEFIEDTPELVPDFNSRIAAGKNIICCRTFSKIYGLAGLRVGYCITRPEIVALINRVREPFNVNSIAQAAAIGAIDDQDYVNKVRELNKKGLEQLKAGFKELGLPYVDSHANFIAVSGFKDPMDAFKFLQAKGTIIRPQPAMGDVLRITVGTEAQNKKCLENIKAYLGK from the coding sequence ATGGATATCAATCAGCTCGCACAGCAGCACATTTTGAAGCAGCCGCTCTACGTGACCGGCAAACCCATCGCCTACACCGCTCGTGAATTCGGCCTCAACCCGAAAGACATTGACAAGCTCGCCAGCAACGAAAACCCGTTTGGCCCGAGCCCGAAGGGCATGGCCGAAGCTCGCAAGGCTTTGGAAGAAGTGAACCTCTATCCGGATGGAGGTTCTTACGACCTCATCGGAAAGATTGCTGAATTCCGCGGCGTGAACCGCGACCAGATTGCTGTGGGTAACGGCAGTAACGAACTTTTGGACATGATCGCTCAGGTGTTCCTCGGCCCCGGCACGGAAGCCGTCATGGGCAACCACAGCTTCGCTGTTTACAAGCTCGCCACGATGGCCATGAACGCCAAGATTGTTGAAGTTGACATGCCGGCTCCGGGATACAACTACAACCTCAAGGCTATGCGCGATGCCGTGAACGAAAAGACCCGCATCGTGTTCCTCGCCAACCCGAACAACCCGACCGGTTCTGACCTCACCGCCAAGGAAATTTTGGACTTCGCCGACAGCCTCCCGGAAACTTGCGTTCTCGTGATGGACGAAGCCTACACCGAATTTATCGAAGACACGCCGGAACTCGTTCCGGATTTCAACAGCCGCATCGCCGCAGGCAAGAACATCATCTGCTGCCGTACATTCAGCAAGATTTACGGTCTCGCAGGGCTGCGCGTGGGCTACTGCATCACCCGTCCGGAAATCGTCGCCCTCATCAACCGCGTGCGTGAACCGTTCAACGTGAACAGCATCGCTCAGGCAGCTGCCATCGGCGCTATCGACGACCAGGATTACGTGAACAAGGTTCGCGAACTCAACAAGAAGGGTCTCGAACAGCTCAAGGCTGGTTTCAAGGAACTCGGCCTCCCCTACGTCGACAGCCATGCAAACTTCATCGCCGTCAGTGGATTCAAGGATCCGATGGACGCCTTCAAGTTCTTGCAGGCCAAGGGCACCATCATCCGCCCGCAGCCGGCTATGGGTGACGTGCTCCGCATTACCGTCGGTACCGAAGCTCAGAACAAGAAATGCCTCGAAAACATCAAGGCATATCTCGGCAAGTAA